From a region of the Polynucleobacter corsicus genome:
- the ffh gene encoding signal recognition particle protein: MLENLTDRLSRVVKTMRGQARLTEANTAEMLREIRLALLEADVALPVVKSLLEQIKFKALGEEVVGSLSPGQALVGVVQRELAQVMRGDATQSGELNLATQPPAVILMAGLQGAGKTTSVGKLAKFLQEKKKKKVLTVSCDVYRPAAIEQLETVSKQVGAEFFPSNINQKPSEIAAAALDWARRHYFDVLLVDTAGRLGIDEALMQEIKTLHANLNPIETLFVVDAMLGQDAVNTAKAFHEALPLTGVILTKLDGDSRGGAALSVRQVTGVPLKFIGVAEKMDGLEAFDAERMASRILGMGDILALVEQAQQNVDVAKAEKLASKISKGGFDLGDFRDQLAQMQQMGGMASLMDKLPSHMAQAASKTNLSAADKQTKRMRGIIDSMTPKERAKPELLKATRKRRIAAGAGVEVQEVNRLLAQFEQMQTMMKQFKGGKMARTMASMAAKGAAKGIGGLFKK, translated from the coding sequence ATGCTTGAGAATCTCACCGATCGCCTATCTCGTGTTGTTAAAACAATGCGGGGGCAAGCGCGCCTTACCGAGGCAAACACTGCAGAAATGCTCCGGGAGATCCGCCTGGCCTTGCTGGAGGCGGACGTTGCGCTTCCAGTCGTTAAATCCCTACTTGAGCAAATTAAATTTAAAGCCCTTGGCGAAGAGGTGGTCGGAAGCCTCAGCCCAGGTCAGGCGCTGGTTGGTGTTGTTCAGCGTGAACTAGCCCAAGTCATGCGAGGTGACGCTACCCAAAGTGGCGAACTGAATCTGGCAACCCAACCACCAGCAGTCATCCTGATGGCCGGCTTACAAGGTGCAGGAAAAACCACCTCGGTTGGTAAGTTAGCCAAGTTTTTGCAAGAAAAGAAGAAAAAGAAAGTGCTCACTGTCTCTTGTGACGTCTATCGTCCTGCGGCTATCGAGCAGCTAGAGACTGTCAGCAAACAAGTTGGCGCTGAGTTTTTCCCAAGCAACATCAATCAAAAGCCGAGTGAAATCGCTGCGGCAGCATTGGATTGGGCGCGCCGCCATTACTTTGATGTGTTGTTAGTAGATACAGCCGGTCGTCTCGGTATTGATGAAGCGCTGATGCAAGAGATCAAAACCTTGCACGCCAACCTCAATCCAATTGAAACACTGTTTGTGGTGGATGCCATGCTGGGTCAAGATGCAGTCAACACAGCTAAAGCTTTCCATGAAGCTCTTCCACTTACCGGTGTAATTCTTACCAAACTAGATGGTGATTCACGCGGTGGCGCGGCGCTTTCAGTGCGTCAGGTTACTGGAGTACCACTCAAGTTCATTGGCGTTGCCGAAAAAATGGACGGCCTCGAAGCATTTGATGCTGAAAGAATGGCAAGCCGTATTTTAGGCATGGGCGATATTCTTGCCCTAGTTGAGCAAGCCCAACAAAACGTGGATGTTGCCAAGGCTGAAAAGCTGGCAAGTAAGATTTCTAAAGGTGGATTTGATCTAGGCGACTTTCGGGATCAACTCGCACAAATGCAACAAATGGGCGGCATGGCCAGCTTGATGGATAAGTTACCAAGTCATATGGCACAAGCGGCATCCAAAACGAATTTGAGTGCTGCCGATAAACAAACCAAACGCATGCGCGGCATCATCGACAGCATGACTCCAAAGGAACGTGCGAAACCTGAGTTGCTAAAAGCGACTCGCAAACGACGCATTGCAGCTGGTGCGGGTGTCGAGGTTCAAGAAGTGAATCGTTTACTGGCACAGTTTGAGCAAATGCAAACCATGATGAAACAATTCAAGGGCGGCAAGATGGCGCGCACCATGGCCTCCATGGCAGCTAAAGGAGCCGCCAAAGGTATTGGCGGACTCTTTAAAAAATAA
- a CDS encoding cytochrome C assembly family protein, with amino-acid sequence MILLILLVHGIELHDSVFTPEGFVFGFAQDLSLIAWVGLAFYWFQSWFLPISSLRWLVLCFALVCSVLPVMFSGTLISPKAVSDPWFKGHFIVATISVGLLSLAAMHAMLMSIQDRALHRQLAVIPNSRISHWLEDLPPLMAMESLLFSLLYVGVALLSLTVFSGLLFSQTLFGKPLVFDHKTIFALISWILFSGLLIARWRVGLRGRVAVRWVLSAYAALLLAYVGSRFVLEVILQRA; translated from the coding sequence TTGATTCTATTGATTTTGCTGGTGCACGGAATTGAGTTACATGACTCGGTTTTTACACCCGAGGGATTTGTATTTGGTTTCGCTCAAGATCTTTCTCTGATTGCTTGGGTGGGCCTTGCCTTTTACTGGTTTCAGTCATGGTTCCTGCCGATCTCCAGTTTGCGATGGCTTGTCTTGTGTTTTGCTCTGGTTTGCTCTGTATTGCCAGTCATGTTTTCCGGCACCTTGATTTCTCCAAAAGCGGTCTCCGATCCCTGGTTTAAGGGGCACTTTATTGTTGCCACTATTTCAGTTGGATTATTGAGTTTGGCTGCAATGCATGCCATGTTGATGAGTATTCAGGATCGAGCATTACATCGGCAGCTGGCCGTCATCCCTAATAGTCGTATTTCCCATTGGTTAGAAGACTTGCCGCCATTGATGGCAATGGAAAGTCTCCTTTTCAGCTTGCTTTACGTGGGTGTTGCACTGCTGAGTTTGACAGTATTTTCTGGACTCCTGTTTTCGCAAACGCTATTTGGTAAGCCACTTGTTTTCGACCACAAAACTATTTTTGCTTTGATCTCCTGGATCTTATTTTCTGGCCTTCTAATAGCCCGTTGGCGCGTTGGTTTACGTGGGCGCGTAGCTGTTCGTTGGGTCTTGAGTGCTTATGCCGCCTTGCTTCTGGCCTATGTTGGCAGTCGATTTGTGTTGGAAGTGATTCTTCAGAGAGCATGA
- a CDS encoding proline--tRNA ligase yields the protein MKASQSFLATLKEAPSDAEVVSHKLMVRAGLIRKLSAGIYNYLPLGLKSIRKVENIIREEMNRAGAIELLMPMIQPAELWQETGRWEKMGPELLRIKDRHDRDFLIQPTSEEVVTDLARNEIKSYKQLPVNFYQIQTKFRDERRPRFGIMRGREFSMKDAYSFDRDAEGLKKSYQIMFDAYTRIFKRMGLKFRAVTADNGAIGGSGSQEFHVIADTGEDAIVYCPSSDYAANLEAAESVSLIGARATATQTMTKIATPNQTNCADVAKFLNLPLEQTVKSLLFAADQEKGPAKLFMVLVRGDHELNEIKASKIPGMTESRFASEAEIKQACNAPAGYLGPVGVTADVTVVADRTVANMADFVCGANDAGHHLTGVNWGRDLPEPVVMDLRNAVAGDPSPDGKGVVDICRGIEVGHVFQLGTRYSEAMGCTYLDQQGKAQPMVMGCYGIGVTRLLGAAIEQGNDERGIIWPISMAPFEVVICPMGYDKSEAVKVAADQLHDELVAAGVDVVLDDRGERPGAMFADWELIGVPFRVVIGDRGLADAQVEFKGRTDTESENIPLADIKAKVIAAVDAAKKLVS from the coding sequence ATGAAAGCTTCACAATCATTTCTCGCTACGCTTAAAGAAGCCCCTTCAGACGCTGAGGTGGTATCGCACAAACTCATGGTGCGCGCCGGTTTAATTCGTAAGCTCAGTGCAGGCATTTACAACTATCTGCCCTTGGGTTTGAAGTCCATCCGCAAGGTTGAAAATATTATTCGCGAAGAAATGAATCGCGCTGGTGCCATTGAGTTACTCATGCCCATGATTCAACCTGCAGAGTTATGGCAAGAGACCGGTCGTTGGGAAAAGATGGGCCCAGAATTGCTCCGCATCAAAGATCGTCATGATCGCGATTTTTTAATTCAGCCAACCTCTGAAGAGGTAGTGACCGATTTAGCTCGCAACGAAATCAAGAGTTACAAACAGCTCCCAGTGAATTTTTATCAAATTCAGACGAAGTTCCGCGATGAGCGCCGCCCACGTTTTGGAATTATGCGTGGACGCGAGTTCAGTATGAAGGATGCTTACTCCTTTGACCGTGATGCTGAGGGTCTGAAGAAGTCCTATCAAATCATGTTTGATGCATACACTCGTATCTTCAAGCGCATGGGTTTGAAGTTCCGTGCAGTCACAGCAGATAACGGCGCTATTGGTGGATCAGGCAGTCAAGAGTTTCATGTGATTGCCGATACTGGTGAAGATGCGATTGTCTATTGCCCGAGCTCGGATTACGCTGCCAATCTAGAAGCTGCTGAATCAGTCTCATTGATTGGGGCACGTGCTACTGCAACTCAGACGATGACTAAGATCGCGACACCAAATCAAACAAACTGTGCAGACGTTGCTAAGTTTTTAAACTTGCCGCTAGAGCAAACCGTGAAGTCCTTACTGTTTGCTGCTGATCAAGAAAAAGGCCCAGCAAAATTATTTATGGTGCTAGTGCGTGGTGACCATGAGCTTAATGAAATCAAGGCGAGCAAGATTCCTGGTATGACTGAATCACGCTTTGCTAGTGAAGCTGAAATCAAGCAAGCCTGTAATGCGCCAGCGGGTTATTTAGGCCCAGTTGGTGTGACTGCAGATGTTACTGTAGTCGCAGATCGTACCGTTGCCAATATGGCTGACTTTGTATGTGGCGCTAATGATGCTGGTCATCACTTAACTGGTGTGAACTGGGGCCGTGATTTGCCAGAGCCTGTGGTGATGGATTTACGTAATGCCGTAGCGGGAGATCCTTCGCCTGATGGTAAAGGGGTTGTCGATATTTGTCGCGGTATTGAGGTAGGTCATGTATTCCAATTGGGTACGCGTTACTCTGAGGCGATGGGCTGCACTTACTTAGATCAGCAAGGCAAAGCCCAGCCGATGGTGATGGGTTGTTATGGTATTGGCGTAACGCGTTTACTGGGCGCTGCAATTGAGCAGGGCAATGATGAGCGTGGAATTATTTGGCCGATTTCGATGGCACCATTTGAAGTGGTGATCTGTCCAATGGGTTACGACAAGTCAGAGGCGGTGAAAGTTGCTGCTGATCAATTACATGATGAATTGGTTGCTGCCGGCGTAGATGTAGTACTCGATGATCGAGGCGAGAGACCGGGCGCGATGTTTGCTGATTGGGAGCTCATTGGTGTTCCGTTCCGCGTTGTGATTGGTGATCGCGGTCTTGCAGATGCTCAAGTGGAATTTAAAGGTCGTACTGATACTGAATCAGAAAATATCCCACTAGCAGACATTAAAGCAAAAGTGATTGCTGCAGTTGATGCAGCTAAGAAACTTGTTTCTTAA
- the ampD gene encoding 1,6-anhydro-N-acetylmuramyl-L-alanine amidase AmpD produces MIKWLLLIAGAGAFYLWIKGKKQVKLNTDEASKIKAERSKVVEPEVIVQCNHCSVHLPKSEAIMQEARFYCSQEHLNSLDAQGWLGSAAWRNSPNQDVRPEGLAPDLVVIHYISLPPSGFVDKNSTHFIMDFFQNKLDSSLHPYFDEIADQKVSSHFLISRRGEVFQFVSTHNKAWHAGASSFLGREKCNDFSIGIELEGDGDHPFEDIQYLALAKLSSQIHSVYPNLQFAGHSDIAPGRKADPGRQFDWKKFQGKNNIPLEKLPFGLEPR; encoded by the coding sequence TTGATTAAGTGGCTTCTATTAATTGCTGGCGCAGGTGCTTTTTACCTTTGGATAAAAGGTAAAAAACAAGTAAAGCTCAATACGGATGAGGCTAGCAAGATAAAGGCAGAGAGAAGTAAGGTTGTTGAGCCGGAGGTAATTGTCCAGTGCAACCATTGCTCTGTGCATCTTCCAAAGTCTGAAGCGATCATGCAGGAGGCGCGCTTCTATTGCTCTCAAGAGCATCTCAATAGCTTGGACGCCCAAGGCTGGCTTGGTTCTGCTGCTTGGCGAAACTCACCTAACCAAGATGTTCGACCAGAAGGCCTTGCGCCGGATTTGGTAGTGATTCATTACATCAGTCTTCCGCCCAGTGGATTTGTTGATAAAAATTCCACCCACTTCATCATGGATTTTTTTCAAAACAAGCTTGATTCTTCCTTGCATCCCTATTTTGACGAAATTGCTGATCAAAAGGTATCCAGCCATTTTTTGATTTCTCGCCGTGGCGAGGTCTTTCAGTTCGTATCCACCCACAACAAAGCCTGGCATGCTGGCGCCTCATCCTTTTTGGGGCGAGAAAAGTGCAATGATTTTTCGATTGGTATTGAGCTAGAGGGGGATGGCGATCATCCCTTTGAGGATATTCAGTACCTCGCCTTGGCTAAATTAAGCTCCCAAATACACTCCGTTTATCCCAATCTTCAATTTGCAGGGCACAGCGATATTGCGCCAGGCAGAAAAGCTGACCCAGGCAGGCAGTTTGATTGGAAAAAGTTTCAGGGTAAAAACAACATACCTTTAGAAAAATTACCCTTTGGATTAGAGCCGCGTTAG